GCAAGCTGAACCTGAGTCACCCATACATCTTCATCGGCAAAACGCACCGAAACGTCAGTTTTGCCGTCCAATACCCAAATTCTTTTTTTTGAAAAAAGGCGTTCCCTGCTGCGCAGGACCGCGCTCTCGCGGCCCTTCGGGCTTCGATCTCCCCTAAAGGGGACCATAGCCACTAAGCGGCATAGCCGCAAGTGGCTGGAGGCCTAACGCAAAATGCGGGGCAGAAGACCTGTCACACTACAAAATCGCACAAATCGTCCAAATTTCTACTCAAAACATTGCTTTTTCAACAAAAATTATATAAATTTTGAGAAAATCTCTCAAAATTCAGAAAGGCTACAATTATGCTTTTGTCATTTACCGTAGGAAATTATCGCTCATTCAAGGAAAGCAAGACCTTCTCAATGAAGGCCGCATCCATCCAGGAGCACAAGGATTTTGTCCGTGAAAGCGACAACGCCAAGTTGCTGCCGGTCGCAGCCATTTATGGAGCAAACTCCAGCGGCAAGAGCAACCTGCTTTCGGCATTACGAATGATGAAAGACATCTTACTTTCGTCCGTAAAAACCAACCCAACCGAAGAATTAAAAACAGATATATTTAAACTAGACGAACAATATACGCAAAAACCAACTTTCTTCGAAGTCACATTCACCCTAAACGACAACACATACAAATACGGCTTCGAATACTCCCCCAAAAAGATCAACGGCGAATGGCTGTATTCAATCAGGAATGATCGACAAAAAATATTTTTTATCAGGAATAACGAAGGAATCGGAGTAACCAAGGATTTTCCAGAGGGTGTAGGAAAGGAAGAGTCCACTGCAGAAAACCGTCTTTTTCTGTCCTTGGTGGCTCAACTCAACGGGAAAATTTCGACATCCATCATGAACTGGTTTGAAGAAATGCAAATTATTTCTGGTTTAGAAGATTCCGACTTTGAATTTCAGTCAACAGAATCCCTATTCACCAAGAATTCTGTGTCCGCAATGGCTCAAAAATTCATTGAA
The nucleotide sequence above comes from Fibrobacter sp. UWT2. Encoded proteins:
- a CDS encoding ATP/GTP-binding protein; this translates as MLLSFTVGNYRSFKESKTFSMKAASIQEHKDFVRESDNAKLLPVAAIYGANSSGKSNLLSALRMMKDILLSSVKTNPTEELKTDIFKLDEQYTQKPTFFEVTFTLNDNTYKYGFEYSPKKINGEWLYSIRNDRQKIFFIRNNEGIGVTKDFPEGVGKEESTAENRLFLSLVAQLNGKISTSIMNWFEEMQIISGLEDSDFEFQSTESLFTKNSVSAMAQKFIESMDLGFTSLRKGEIGVKTLLLSNLSEFKPHDNLKELLSERLDQNKVSTIKTGHTVHYNDGSSKEEFFFYKKMESEGTKKIINISSPIAKALSNGSAIVIDEFDAKLHPLLTKKIIDIFNSPETNPYNAQLIFATHDTNLLSNKIFRRDQIWFAEKNREDESTDIYPLSEIKEQNGDKIRNDRVYEKDYINGKYGAIPYLRG